CCACCTCGGTGCAGCCGGTCTCGCGCATGATCGCCGCCCGCGCGGCTTTCTCATCCTTCTCCGTCTGCGCCAGCGCCAGGGCCAGCCCTGGCGGCACGTTGCGGAACAGCGTGGCCATGTCGGTGTTCATGACCACCCCCTCGGTGTATTTGCCCGGCTGCTTGCGCGCCGACAACAGCATGGAACGTTGCTCATCGGTCAGCGCGCGAAACTTGGTGATCTGATCGATCTCCTCTTTGGGCATGGCCAGGCACAGCCACCACTCGATCATGTTGAGCATGCGCTTGGCCGTGGCGGGGAAGTCTTCGAAGTTCTGAGTGGCGATCCAGTACCAGGCGCCGTACTTGCGCCACATCTTGGTGATCTTGACGACGTAGGGGGCAAGCAGCGGATTGGTGGTGATGACGTGTCCTTCGTCGGTGATAACGATGGTGTGGCGCGCCTCGTGCTGGCGCGCCTCGACCACGCTGTTGATTTGATTCATCAGCGCGGTGTAGGCGACCGAGAGCTGGTCCTCGTATCCCTCGTGCGCCAGGATGCCCATCTCCAGGTGGGTGACATCCACGTCCGGCCAGTGCGTGCCCGGGCGGTTGAAGAAGTGGCCGGCGAGGCCATCGCAAAACAGCAGCATGCCATCGCCCATATCCCTGGCGCGTTCGCGCCGGCGTTCGTCGAACGCCGTATCCTCGCCGATCCGGTGCAGCGCCTTCGCCACGTCCTCGGTCAACACCTGCTCATCGCCGCGCGCACGCACGGTGTGCGCGGCATCGAGGATGGCGACGCGGATCATCCGGCGGTCGGCCCGCGACATCTTCGCTTCCTCGAGGGCTTCGCCGCCGGTGATCATAATGCGCGCCTGGATCTCCATCTCGCCCAGAAGATCGCGCTTTTCATTCTTATTGTCCGGTGTGTCTTCCGCGGCATGCGCGTAGTCATCGACATCCTCGTCAAGGGTCGCGTCGACCTCCACCTCCTGGTCGAGCAGCGACAGGGCGCCGGCGAAAGGCGGCAGGCTCACGTCCGAACCCGGCTTCATCACGGCCTCATGCACGCTGAGTCCCTGACTTTCGAGATAGTCGCAGGTCAGGCCGAGGGAGTTGCCGGCCTCGATGATATAGATGCGCGGGCGCGTTACCGCCAGGACCTGCAGCAGCAGGCAGACCAGGGTAGCGGACTTGCCCGCGCCGGGCGGTCCCAGCAGCAGCAGAAAGGCGTTCATCTTGCGCTCGGCGATCGGATCGAATGTCACCGGGTTGCCGCCCCGGTTAAAAAACAGAACACCCGGCTTGCCGGTGCCGCGGGAGCGGCCGTAGAGGGGCAACATGCGGGCGATATGGGAGGCGAACATCAGCCGCGAGCGCCGGTTCGCGCGATCGAGCGTTGGGTCGTAGTTCATGGGCAGGTTGCGCACCCAGGCATCGCCCGGCAGCAGATCGTTCGCCCGGCCGACGGTCTGGAGGCCGTTTTGCAGCAGCAGGCTTTCCACCCGGTTGACCGTACGGCGCAGGGTTTTCTCGTCTTC
This is a stretch of genomic DNA from bacterium. It encodes these proteins:
- a CDS encoding conjugative transfer ATPase, with the protein product AITVQGLRRVPDIGTLTAERPLGDNKVYALFDKMPPGTVMALTLICRPQDQLSKHVQDVKKASIGDGADAVLARENCTEVGLEMSRGDPLIPVCFNIYVRAEDEKTLRRTVNRVESLLLQNGLQTVGRANDLLPGDAWVRNLPMNYDPTLDRANRRSRLMFASHIARMLPLYGRSRGTGKPGVLFFNRGGNPVTFDPIAERKMNAFLLLLGPPGAGKSATLVCLLLQVLAVTRPRIYIIEAGNSLGLTCDYLESQGLSVHEAVMKPGSDVSLPPFAGALSLLDQEVEVDATLDEDVDDYAHAAEDTPDNKNEKRDLLGEMEIQARIMITGGEALEEAKMSRADRRMIRVAILDAAHTVRARGDEQVLTEDVAKALHRIGEDTAFDERRRERARDMGDGMLLFCDGLAGHFFNRPGTHWPDVDVTHLEMGILAHEGYEDQLSVAYTALMNQINSVVEARQHEARHTIVITDEGHVITTNPLLAPYVVKITKMWRKYGAWYWIATQNFEDFPATAKRMLNMIEWWLCLAMPKEEIDQITKFRALTDEQRSMLLSARKQPGKYTEGVVMNTDMATLFRNVPPGLALALAQTEKDEKAARAAIMRETGCTEV